A window of Anaerohalosphaeraceae bacterium genomic DNA:
ATGGATTCGGCAGCTCTGCCTGTAAACCGGCAGCGGTCCTCCTCGAGCATTTTTTGAAGAACCGTTCTGTTTTTGGGGTCTAAAAAGACCTCAATGGGGGGGCAGTTTTCGAGGTATTTTCCCCAGCGTACTTTGACGCGATGAGGGCCCAGAATCTCCTGAGCGAGGGTTTGAAGGGTGCGAACGGCTTCGAGAGGAACGAATTCGGCATGGAAGGGGTCGAAACTGACAGCGAGCTCCTGAAGCCCGATTTTGTGAAGAAAATGGAGTTTTTCTCGGGCTTCGGCCTGATTTTGGGCCCAAAAACCGTTTGTTTCCAGGGAATTCAGAGGGGGATAATCTTTTGCAGCGGCCTCTTCGAGCAATCCGGCCAGATGGTCAAAATAGAGGAAGGGTTCTCCGCCTGTGATATGAATATGGGCGGCAGGTCCGGCTAGTTTGACCAGAGAATCCCATGCTTGGAGGGCGATTTCGTGCGGCATCAGGCCTCCGGATTGAGGACAGCAAAAATAGGAACAGAACCGGCAGGCAGCAGAACACCGATAGGTCAGCAAAAGTCCGGCGTACCGCCAGAGTTTCAGCTTCTGACCGGTTCGGTTTTGGCGTCGGTTGTAGAGATTTTGAGTCAGTTCTTTCAATTCAATTCAGCAAATCAGCAAAAAACAAAATTTTTTTCTTTTTTTTGTATGACTGTTTGAAGGCGGAAAACAGATTTTATTGGACGTTTCTTCTGACGAAGAAATCCAATCAGTTCGGCTTTTCTATATCCTGTAGTTGTCTGTCGTCCGCGGACAGATATTGTATCTGCTTTGCGAAAATGCCGCAATGTCTGAATCTTGCCGACAATTCAAGAAAAAACGGGGCTTCTTCCGATAAACAAAATTATACACGGAAGTAAAAACGGCCTGAAGATAGGGAGATTTGCAGTATGAGTAAACGGGAAATCATTGATTGCATCCTCGAAATCAACAAGTCTGCCAAGCCGGAGTTTTTGGCCCAGTTTTCCAAAGAAGATTTGGATCTTTATCTGGAACACCTGATGGAAATAGACCTGGAGGAAACGGCCCTCTGTGCCTGAGTAGGGGGATCTTTTAACAAAGGTCTTCTTCAGGAGGGTAGTAGAAATCCATCTATTGCCCTCCTGTTCTTTTTTAAAGCGTTGGAAAGGGAGCGGAGAGAATGAGCAATCTTAGGACAATTCAGGTCCGGAATCGTTTTTCCTTCACAGTGCACCTAATGCCTTTTCCACTTCGTCACTGCTGGGAACCGGTTTGGGCAGTTCGAGAATAGCGTTTTGTTTGAAGGCCAGCAACACCGGCCGTCTTTCGGGGGGCAGCTGAAAGACAATATCCAGCCACAATGTTCGGTCTGTTCCGAGATTTTTCACCTCAGCGACAATTGGTTCGTGAAGATTCAGGGAATGGAGCTGATTATTTTGGAGGATGCCGCTCGGATAGATAACCCCCGCTGAACCGAGCAGATGGCCGGCCTGATCATTTTCCTTTATGAGCAGGGCAATCTGAGCTGGGATAAAAGAGATTTTGTCCTCCTGTTCGGCTCCGCCTTTGGGGATGGGATTGCCGGAGATGCCC
This region includes:
- a CDS encoding radical SAM protein; this encodes MKELTQNLYNRRQNRTGQKLKLWRYAGLLLTYRCSAACRFCSYFCCPQSGGLMPHEIALQAWDSLVKLAGPAAHIHITGGEPFLYFDHLAGLLEEAAAKDYPPLNSLETNGFWAQNQAEAREKLHFLHKIGLQELAVSFDPFHAEFVPLEAVRTLQTLAQEILGPHRVKVRWGKYLENCPPIEVFLDPKNRTVLQKMLEEDRCRFTGRAAESIGPLAAKFPLETIEQQSCQNAFLNARGVHIDPFGNVFCGQCSGIILGNLYQKPLELLWETFDPPGLPFWNQLFKSGPAGLLPQAVASGYQPTRLYASKCHLCTDIRRFFFDKGSFLPIIGPEECYGIKRC